A DNA window from Hordeum vulgare subsp. vulgare chromosome 1H, MorexV3_pseudomolecules_assembly, whole genome shotgun sequence contains the following coding sequences:
- the LOC123451147 gene encoding histone H4 has protein sequence MSGRGKGGKGLGKGGAKRHRKVLRDNIQGITKPAIRRLARRGGVKRISGLIYEETRGVLKIFLENVIRDAVTYTEHARRKTVTAMDVVYALKRQGRTLYGFGG, from the coding sequence ATGTCGGGCCGTGGCAAGGGAGGAAAGGGGCTCGGAAAGGGCGGCGCCAAGCGCCACCGGAAGGTGCTGCGCGACAACATCCAGGGCATCACCAAGCCGGCCATCCGTCGCCTGGCGCGCCGCGGCGGCGTGAAGCGCATCTCGGGGCTCATCTACGAGGAGACCCGCGGCGTGCTCAAGATCTTCCTCGAGAACGTCATCCGCGACGCCGTCACCTACACCGAGCACGCCCGCCGCAAGACCGTCACCGCCATGGACGTCGTCTACGCGCTCAAGCGCCAGGGCCGCACCCTCTACGGTTTCGGCGGTTAG
- the LOC123420258 gene encoding protein phosphatase 2C 51-like: MRQAVGAGEEGLPRKVVLAAGDAGEEGLPRKMVLAAGDADGAARRRRRLELRRHGRKVASGEDEPARKATDGSESESSADVGWLPACLSHGAVSVIGRRREMEDAVAVERTFLAPPCGGGDEGSGGEEDFFAVYDGHGGARVAEACRERMHVVLAEEVARLRCRPGARGWKEALEASFARVDGEVVGSAAAGADADADEESRSRTVGSTAVVAVVGRRRIVVANCGDSRAVLSRGGVAVPLSTDHKPDRPDELQRVEAAGGRVINWNGSRVLGVLSTSRSIGDYYLKPYVSAEPEVTAVERTDKDEFLVLASDGLWDVVSNEAACRVARSCLTGRAAAAFPESVSGRTAADAAALLAELAISRGSKDNISVVVVELKRLKSRVGRRRAVGSEVQL; this comes from the exons ATGAGGCAGGCGGTGGGCGCCGGTGAGGAGGGGCTGCCGCGGAAGGTAGTCCTGGCGGCCGGGGACGCCGGTGAGGAGGGGCTGCCGCGGAAGATGGTCCTGGCGGCCGGGGACGCCGACGGGGCCGCGCGCCGTCGCCGCCGGCTCGAGCTCCGGCGGCACGGACGGAAGGTGGCGTCGGGCGAGGACGAGCCGGCCAGGAAGGCGACCGACGGGTCCGAGTCCGAGTCCTCCGCGGACGTGGGCTGGCTGCCGGCGTGCCTCTCGCACGGCGCGGTGTCGGTGATCGGCCGGCGAAGGGAGATGGAGGACGCCGTGGCCGTCGAGCGCACCTTCCTGGCCCCGCCGTGCGGGGGAGGCGACGAGGGCAGCGGCGGGGAGGAGGACTTCTTCGCGGTGTACGACGGCCACGGCGGGGCGCGGGTGGCGGAGGCGTGCCGGGAGCGGATGCACGTGGTGCTGGCCGAGGAGGTGGCGCGGCTGCGGTGCCGCCCCGGCGCGCGCGGCTGGAAGGAGGCCCTGGAGGCCAGCTTCGCCAGGGTAGACGGCGAGGTCGTCGGGAGCGCCGCCGCGGGCGCTGACGCTGACGCTGACGAGGAGTCGCGCTCCCGCACCGTGGGGTCCACCGCCGTGGTGGCCGTGGTGGGGCGGCGCCGCATCGTGGTGGCCAACTGCGGCGACTCGCGCGCCGTCCTGTCACGCGGTGGCGTCGCCGTGCCGCTCTCCACTGACCACAAG CCAGATCGACCGGACGAGTTGCAGAGAGTGGAAGCGGCTGGCGGCAGGGTGATCAACTGGAACGGGTCCCGTGTCCTAGGGGTCCTATCCACCTCCAGATCCATAG GTGACTACTACCTGAAGCCGTACGTGAGCGCGGAGCCGGAGGTGACGGCGGTGGAGAGGACGGACAAGGACGAGTTCCTGGTGCTGGCCAGCGACGGGCTGTGGGACGTGGTGTCCAACGAGGCCGCCTGCAGGGTGGCGCGGAGCTGCCTCaccggccgcgccgccgccgcgttcCCGGAGTCCGTGTCGGGGCGCaccgccgccgacgcggccgcgcTGCTTGCCGAGCTCGCCATCTCCCGCGGCAGCAAGGACAACATCAGCGTCGTGGTGGTCGAGCTGAAGCGGCTCAAGAGCAGGGTAGGGCGCCGTCGTGCCGTCGGGAGCGAGGTGCAGCTGTAG